CGCGGCGTGGCCGTCTACCAGGGCAAGGTGTTCGTGGCCAGCTACGACGGCCGCCTCATCGCGCTGGACGCGGCCACCGGGGCCAAGACCTGGGAGGTGGACACCATCATCGACCGCAAGTTCAGCTACACCATCACCGGCGCGCCGCGCGTCTACAAGGGCAAGGTCATCATCGGCAACGGCGGCGCCGAGTACGGCGTGCGCGGCTACATCACGGCGTACGACGCCAGCAGCGGCAAGCAGCAGTGGCGCTGGTTCACGGTGCCGGGCGACCCGAGCAAGCCCTTCGAAGACGAGAGCATGGCCAAGGCCGCCAAGACCTGGGACCCTGCGGGCAAGTACTGGGAAGCCGGCGGCGGCGGCACGGCCTGGGACACCATGGCCTTCGACCCCGAACTCAACCTGATGTACGTGGGCACCGGCAACGGCAGCCCCTGGGCGCACAAGAAGCGCAGCCCGGCCGGCGGCGACAACCTGTACCTGGCCAGCCTGGTGGCGCTGAACCCCGACACCGGCAAGTACGTCTGGCATTACCAGCAGACGCCGGGCGACAACTGGGACTTCACGTCGACGCAGCCGATGATCCTGGCCGACCTGAAGATCGCCGGCAAGAACCGCAAGGTGATCCTGCACGCGCCAAAGAATGGCTTCTTCTTCGTGGTCGACCGCAAGAGCGGCGAGTTCATCTCGGCGAAGAACTTCGTCGATGTCAACTGGGCCACGGGTTATGACGCCAAGGGCCGGCCCATCGAGACCGACATCGCGCGGGTGGCCGACCGCCCACGCGAGATCATTCCCAGCGCTTATGGCGCACGCAACTGGCACTCGATGAGCTTCAACCCGCAGACCGGGCTGGTGTACATGCCGGTGCAGAACGTGCCCGTCACGCTGCTGGACAACAAGGCCTGGAAGTTCAACGCCGCCAGCCCGCTCGAGCCGCACAGCAACCTGGGCTGGAACCTGGGCATGTTTGCCAACGCCGAGCCGCCCAAGAGCGCGCCCTTCGGCCGCCTGCTGGCCTGGGACCCTGTGAACCAGCGCGAGGCCTGGCGGGTGGAGAACGTCTCACCGTGGAACGGCGGCACGCTCACCACGGCGGGCAACCTGGTCTTCCAAGGCACGGCCGACGGCCGCTTCATCGCGTATGACGCCCGCGACGGCAAGAAGCTCTGGGAAACGCCCACCGGCACCGGCGTCATCGCCGCACCCAGCACCTACATGGTGGACGGCAAGCAGTACGTGAGCATCGCGGTGGGCTGGGGCGGCGTCTACGGCCACACCACGCGCCACACCGATCGCAAGGGCCCGGGCACGGTCTACACCTTCGTCATCGACGGCCAGGCCAAGGCGCCCGAGTTCGTGGCCTACCGCCTGGGCGAGCTGGTGCAGGGCGTGGCCTACGACAAGAACCACGTGGCAGACGGCACGGCGCTCTACGTCAGCAACTGCGTCTTCTGCCACGGCGTGCCGGGCGTGGACCGCGGCGGCAACATCCCCAACCTGGGCTACTCGGCGCAGGCGGTGATTGCCAATCTCGACAAGTACATGTTCGGTGCGTTGGCCAGGAACGGCATGCCCGATTTCACCGGCAAGCTGCAGCGGGCCGACGTGGAGAAGCTCAAGGCCTTCATCCAGGGAACGGCGGACGCCATACGGCCCAAGTGAGGACTTGAGTGAGGGCCGAAGTGAGGTCACAGCGCTGAGCCAGGCGCGCAGCTGCTGTTGCAGCCGCCCACGCTCCTAGGAGCGTGGTTGGCCACGGTCAACGGCCATGTGAGTGGTTCACTGATGGGTCGCTGGGCGCCCGAACCAGGCTCGGCACTGACAAGACCACCGGCTTCCTGCCTGTCACGACCGACCTCTGACCGATTCCGGATGCAAGCGCGCTGCGCCGGTAGCGGACTTTGGCTGCCAGCGAATCTGGCTCGATACCCAAGTCCAGGATCGAGCGTGGCGCCACCGCAATTCACTGAGCAGCTGAAGACGACCACCATCCCATCGATTCGGGTCGGGCCCGACTTTCGAGCTGAAGTCGAGGCTGCGCAGACTGAGGGCGAGACGCTCCCCCGGTTCGTCGAAGCCTCGGTGCGTGCCCGTGTTGAGCGCCGTCGCATGCAGACCGATTTCGTCGCGCGCCGAGATGCGGGAACTGGTCATTCATTTCGGACGAACTGGCTACCTGGCGCTGTGCGAGATCGAGGACCACTCCAGCGTCGCCGTGCTGGCCGTGGTGCACCCGCTGGCCGAAGTGCACAAGGAAGGGCCTCAGGAGAGTCGCCAGAGGTCAGAACATGAACACATGGGCGGACAAGCGCTGTTGACACTTTGCCGACACTGAGGGAAAAACCAAAAAGGCCTAGAAGCCGAAGCTCCTAAGCCTTTGATTTGCAAAGAATTTTTGGCTCCCCGACCTGGGCTCGAACCAGGGACCTACGGATTA
This is a stretch of genomic DNA from Ideonella sp. WA131b. It encodes these proteins:
- a CDS encoding PQQ-dependent dehydrogenase, methanol/ethanol family — translated: MKTSLRYAAALALGVAAIGLAPAWAQTTKPAATAAKGSAAHIKAVTTRVDTGFIRANARTTVDWPSYGLDHAETRFSRLTQITTANVGKLGLAWSYNLESTRGVEATPVVVDGIMYVTASWSIVHAIDVRTGQRLWSFDPQVDRGYGYKGCCDVVNRGVAVYQGKVFVASYDGRLIALDAATGAKTWEVDTIIDRKFSYTITGAPRVYKGKVIIGNGGAEYGVRGYITAYDASSGKQQWRWFTVPGDPSKPFEDESMAKAAKTWDPAGKYWEAGGGGTAWDTMAFDPELNLMYVGTGNGSPWAHKKRSPAGGDNLYLASLVALNPDTGKYVWHYQQTPGDNWDFTSTQPMILADLKIAGKNRKVILHAPKNGFFFVVDRKSGEFISAKNFVDVNWATGYDAKGRPIETDIARVADRPREIIPSAYGARNWHSMSFNPQTGLVYMPVQNVPVTLLDNKAWKFNAASPLEPHSNLGWNLGMFANAEPPKSAPFGRLLAWDPVNQREAWRVENVSPWNGGTLTTAGNLVFQGTADGRFIAYDARDGKKLWETPTGTGVIAAPSTYMVDGKQYVSIAVGWGGVYGHTTRHTDRKGPGTVYTFVIDGQAKAPEFVAYRLGELVQGVAYDKNHVADGTALYVSNCVFCHGVPGVDRGGNIPNLGYSAQAVIANLDKYMFGALARNGMPDFTGKLQRADVEKLKAFIQGTADAIRPK